Sequence from the Ascaphus truei isolate aAscTru1 chromosome 3, aAscTru1.hap1, whole genome shotgun sequence genome:
GTCTGTGTTCCATTCATCACTCATTTAAGTAGTGCAAAATATAGATGTACAGAGGTAGCATGGGACTCCTCCGCACAGACTATTTTCAATGGGATCTAGGAAGAAATTTAAATGATGAGGAGAAAGTGGAAAAGAATAGTTTGCATGATAAAATGTTAATGGTTACAGTGGTAAGATATGCAAGTACAGTACAAAATAAAAATGAGTTAAATGCAATAGGACATAAACCGTGTATCCTTGGGAGGACATGAGTCGTCGCATCCCCATCCAATCCAGATCATCAAGGTAGGTGAGGGTTGCAAGGACCGTCCTCCCTGGACCatgggaggaagagggggtgggagggaacgCTAGATGAATAGATGCTCCGCAGGAGCCATCTGTGTCTCCTTCTGGTGGGTCTAGCGTGTTCCGCTGGAAACCGCAATTATGATGCTGCTCGGCCAGATAGAAAGAGGCACAACAGTAACTGATGCGCATCAGATGACATCAGCATCTTCTGTGCCGGCTAAGTCCAAACCTTTGCCACGTGAATGGTAAAGTCTGATAAAGGCACTAAGTCCCAAGTACAATGACTAACCTGGTGGCACCAACACAATCCTATGGTTTCGTGGTCACTTCAAAACGGATGAATGTTGGAATTCACAACAGGCTTTAAATATCCTACCTGGATTTTCTTTTCCACTTTCTCTAGATTTGATGCCCTTTCATCCAATTTTATTAGCAGAAGCCTCTCATATTCCCACAGGGGGGTTACCTGCAATATTTATTCCGTGCTTATTAGTCACGTTCACATGCTTCCCTATgtttggcctttttttttttttagcttatttGCACATATTTTTGTTTACTGTATATTCTATGCACTGATTTGGTCAGTTTGATTCATTATTTTATAGTATAAATCaccattatttgtatatgtacacATTTTTCTGTACTGcagaacttttttttatttaaatgataTGATGCATTCTCAGTTTCAAGCACGAGGGCCATTTAATTCTTATTTTCTTTCTGAAAGCGTTTTTAATGTCTTTGTTTCTCATACTGTATATGACGGGGTTCATCATGGGTGTTATTACTGTATACATCATGGCCACCAGCGAGTCCACATCAGAGGAGTAGGATGCAGTTGGGCGGATGTACATGAATATTAGCGGTAAATAAAACATGTTCACAACAACAAAATGGGAAGCACAGGTGGAGAATGTTTTTCTACGTCCTTCACTGGAGGCTATTTTGAGGATTGACAGTATGATTTTAATGTATGATATTGCAACTAGGGATAaacttattaaaataataaaagcacCAATTGAAGAACCAACTGCAACATTTATAGAGGTGTCCGTACAAGCCAACTGCAGTAAAGGTGGGTGATCACAGTAATAATGGTGAATAATATTTGGGCCACAGAAAGGCAGCCTCAAAACTAAAATTAAAACAGTCCCCGGAGCTGCAAATCCCCCAGTccatgctgcagcagataagaaGATGTATAACCTTCTGGTCATGATGGTGTGGTAATGAAGTGGGCAGCAGATGGCTAGATAACGATCATAAGCCATTACAGCCAGAAGCAGACACTCAGCTgctgccagagagagaaagaaatacatCTGCATGAAACAGCCAGTGTCGGAAATGGTGTCCATATTCATTAGGAACTTTGCCAGCATCTTAGGGACGGTAACCGAGGTGTAACTCATATCTATGAAGGATAAGTTGCTGACGAAGAAATACATGGGAGTCTGAAGCTGCTTGTCCAGCATGACAAGGAGGAATATGGTGCCATTCCCTGTGACTGTGAAGAGGTAtataaagagaaaaacacaaaacagcAATGTCTGGAATCTTTGTAGGCTTGGAAACCCAAAAATTATGAACTCTGTCACAGGGCTGATGGTCTGATTGGAAGTACCAATGTAATCAATGTATTCTCCATTTACCTGGGCATATAGAAGATGACATTATCATGAACAAGGTCTAATATCTTAAAGCTATATAAATAGTTAGAAGTAATATATCAAATTTAAACATAACTGTAACACATACTAGGTATTTTATAATAATTTTCATGCATTTACAGATGTTATTTCAGCCGTTGGCTGCTACATTATCATAATATCTTTCAAATATAGCTGTGGATATCACAGATCAAAGATCAACGATGATTCACTGGTTGTATGGATGTAGCTAGAGGT
This genomic interval carries:
- the LOC142490839 gene encoding olfactory receptor 6N1-like; the protein is MSDEPNLICEEGSKVLGHDGGKGCRWLNTRLRLVAGAIMSKDGLGLRQCISNGSCKIHYSCVSQLQSSGNPNKSGLKEIPAPAWVNGEYIDYIGTSNQTISPVTEFIIFGFPSLQRFQTLLFCVFLFIYLFTVTGNGTIFLLVMLDKQLQTPMYFFVSNLSFIDMSYTSVTVPKMLAKFLMNMDTISDTGCFMQMYFFLSLAAAECLLLAVMAYDRYLAICCPLHYHTIMTRRLYIFLSAAAWTGGFAAPGTVLILVLRLPFCGPNIIHHYYCDHPPLLQLACTDTSINVAVGSSIGAFIILISLSLVAISYIKIILSILKIASSEGRRKTFSTCASHFVVVNMFYLPLIFMYIRPTASYSSDVDSLVAMMYTVITPMMNPVIYSMRNKDIKNAFRKKIRIKWPSCLKLRMHHII